CTATTTACCATCACAAGTTCAAAAGTTAAACAGCAATATTTTAATTTACCTTCAAAAGTTCATAAATAAAAACAGCAACACGCATCAGCCTTGCAAGGTTAAAGTTTCTGGGTATTGCTGCCCAAATTAATCTCGCGTTGCCAGAGAAGGGGCATAACAGAAGCAGATAGTGTTATTGCTTTAATTTATCATTCTAACATACAAAAATTTTCCGGTGGACAAggataggatataattttgtttcATTGGCTTATGGTTTAGCGGCTAATGCAAAGAGCGACAGCTTCCTGTAGACTGCTTTAGACGTTCTCTACCTGGTTAAAAACTTTAATTTCATTGTCACCACATCACTTTGTTCATAATGCTGTTAAATATACAAATTAGATAGGAGTATTTGATCACATGTAGTGAGGAATATACCTCCATATTTAACTAAAATAAATAATTGTATTAGATGTTGATGAAAAGATCAAGATGCTAAGCATGGTAAAATTACATTACTAAAAATCACCATACTACAGAGGCCATCCAGCTACTCAGATTAGTGGTAAAATAAACATCAATCAGCACCAACTAAATCACAAGTAGACAAGAGCAAGATATTATAAGCTCGGGCTGAAGAGATTGGCTGCAGCATAAATACAGAGCATATTAGATTTGATATCGACCAACCTAAGGCATGCAACTACGTTTCTCCAGGAGGAACAATATAATATTACAAACACTTTCAGTGCCGTTCgccatcaaaaatataaattgacgTTACAATTCAACGCTATCGAGGAAACACCTACTATGGCCGCAAAGAGCAAGTGGTGGAAATTTTACTAAACCACAAGTCATGCACCTTGCCAACCCAGTTGGCGGGCCCGCCTTTCCCAGAGTGCCGTGATCTTCTTCTCTTTAGTCAGTGCTGCCTCAGCCCGCTCTCTGGCCGCCTCACATATCTCTGTTGCGGCATTGCACTTCTCAGCCTCTTTTTGATACTGAGAAGCCACTCTTTTTGCTTCAACAACGGTGGCATTCATATGATGAGTATGCTCCTCAGCAACAACCTCCTGCAGCTTCAGCTCCTCTGTGAGGAGATCCACAAACTGCTTCTCCATCTCCTTGTTGAGCTCCGGATCATGTTTCCCACAATCTGTCATGTGACACGGTGTATCCACCAGCAAGTTTGATAAGAACAAAGAACATTGCAGTGCTGGATTATATTGTAAACAGAGATGGCGACACAAAATAGAAGGTGAAGGCGCAATGACAGGGTCAATGGCAATGAAGCTGTGAGCTCATGTTGATAAACATCCTCTCCTCTGATATTGCATGCACACACTATGAACATAAAGCCTTTAAGCAACCGCAGCAGTACATGGAGGTTGGAGCTTGTAGATTCTACAATGCCATGGTTTTTCAGATGCTGCAGTTCACTTTAAAATAGATGATGGGATACCATATATTGATGCCACAGGAGAGTGCAACTCAACAAACAGTTCAAGTGAAGTTCCCATCCATAAAtggaaaatcatatttatatcaAAAATGGGAATCCAAACACCTTCATGATGCTTAGATACAATGAAATTtgactatttttaattttcagataCTAATTGCTTCACACATCACATGTACATACATGCAATCCACAAACATTATGCAAACCAACTACACAATTTTATTACTTACACTGCTGGAGTGCTGAAGAACCATTCTCCAGTGGCATACAAAGGAAGGTTTTCTCAGAATGGTGGGTCATCTACTGTGTATGTGCAGGCGCATTGTTTCAGTGTCAAGGCAAACTATGTTTCACAGAACGCTTTTCAAGATTTCTTTCCTCTAAATACTCCACATTCAAATTTTTTCCTCTTCACAGATGGTCTTCTATGCTCGGCTGCAGGATAGGCAAATTTTGGTAATGAAAAGATTCTGTTCTTGAAAGTGAATCATCTAATCCTATCAACCATCAAATTTACTCACAAAGAATTGTTCCTTTGTGAGTCAGCTGTCACAATGATCTCATTAAAGAAATGACGAAGCAAGCTTTAACATACATGGCCCCATTTCTTTAGAACATTTGCAGGCACCATGCCACAAGAAGACAAAGACGAACTTCCAGGACCTCACTCAACAAGCTCACTAAAAGCTGTTATTTTGGTTTCTTGATCCTATATAAGTACTcaagatctttccaaaataaaactGATGTAGGACTAAACACATGCCCACATAGATTCTCACACACCACCCCTATATAAGTCTCAGTGTCCTTGCCAAACTATGATTTAAAATCCATTCAAATCCAACAATAAGCAACATAATTAGCTTGTGATTAGCCCTAATGGACCCAATGCTGCAATGTGCCCTAATACACATGGGTCATGGGCTAGATCCACTCTGATATCTTTTATAATGACCAAGGATCTCCTCAAAAAGACTAGTTGGAAGGAACTCTTTGAATTCCTTAGTCTTTTATAAGTACTCAAGATCTTCCTAGTGTataaccaatgtgggactaaacatGCTCGTATAGGTCCTCACATAATAAATGTATAAACTAGGATTCAAACAAGTGATCTATCCTTTTAATATCAAGCCCTAAACCACCAAGCTAGAATCACTCAGACCTCCATGCAGTAAATACAATGAGGTGGTATCTTATAAAACAATATTCCACAGATACATAGGCATACATAAGCACATAGGTATATATAGTATAAAACAATATTCTGAGGCTTTGCTAAAACTCTTTGATGTAATTCAACTGCAGAAATATGAAGCACAAGTACAATATGTATGAGAGCAAAACTACTAAGCATAAAGCAACTAACCTATTTTATGGGGCAAAGACTAGCAGATTAAAGCAAGGATGCATGATCTTTCATTCTCTTATAGCAAGGAGATGGATTTTTTAAAAATGCCAATGCTAGAGAATATGTTTTACCTTCCAAAATTTGTATATCAGATGTCTAGCATGTCAGATATCAAATGTCAAGAAAATAAGAGCAAAACTGGCAGgaataagaaagaaaaaggacTAATTCCAGATAAGTGAAAAGAGATGCATAAATTAAGCATCATACCAACTTCTTTGAACAAacacacacatatgcatataTCTTAACTTCTTTAAAAACATAAAGACATTGCACATATATGCAAAGcgtgcatgagagagagagagagattcttcACGGGATGAGTTTAAACCTGTAATTGAGAGGTTTATCAAtcctgcaaaagaaaaaaaaaaaaaattcaataagtcTCTACTTGGAATGACTAAACATAATGCAATAATCACACAACTTGGAGTTACAAGTCAAGAAGATAGAAGTGCAGCCATCAAAAAGAAGATGAGAATTTCTGACTAAACAGTTTGCAGGAAAAGTAAACTCCTTTCAAAGGATACCATAATACAACATTAACACATAGTTCCAATTGTACTAGATTTTATAAACCAGACAATTTTATACAGTTATAATATATGAAACCTTTATCTTACTAATGAATATTGGATTTGTGAATGAAACaggggaaaagagagagagagattccttTTAAGCGAGATAGCTCCTACTGCCTTAATAGGAAGAGCAGTACAAGATGCAAGGGCAAAAGACAAGCcacaaaggaaaaagaaaaagaaagaaaaaaaaaaaaaagaaaccaatACGGATAAGAAACCACAAAGGCAAAAGACTGGGTTCCTGAACACTGGGGAGCCAGTTGTAATGTTCAGTTCAAGATGTTTAATGTGAAttcataaacacacacacacacacacacacaaagaaaTCCGGACATCAATTTTCTTTCTAAAACATCACAAAAAGCATGATGTCTAAATCAATCCTCTCTAAGATAGCTATGGTTGTCCGAAGGAATTTGTTAGATGAGCATATCTCCTCAAAGCCGATGTCTTGCAGCAAGGCCCTGTCACCAACATCTGTTTGCAATCTATTCCTCCTACGGGATTGAAAAAAGAAATAGGATAATACACTGAACTTCACCACTCAACAGAAAGGGGAGAAAAAGGATTTGCGCAAAAGAGGCTAACTTCAGACATCTAATCTGAAGATCTATAGTTAAAATTCTCAACAGTTTCTAAAAAATCTACCAGCCAGAGACGAACATGTTGCAGGAACGTACTTTACAAAATAAGAAGTTCCATTTTCCAGCGTTTCCTCCGctcccccaccccaccccccctCCCCACCACAAAAAAAAGGGGTAGTTGGAAAAAAGGGAGCAACCCGCATCATTAACAAAATCTGCTCTACCTGGTTTTTTTCACCATCCTAACTGAAGAATCCCTTCGACGTTACCCTCTCTATATTGCAGTATCGTAGACAAATTGACATGTGCCTACTTGCTACCTGTTTGATCTCAAATGTCTTGCACAGCTCATGTGATATGGTTTTAGGATATCTTGAGGCAGCAACACGTATATTAGTAAGTGAAATTCTCCCAGCAAAGTGAAACAATCCAATTGAAAAGGTAAAATTACTAATTTGCAAGAAATTACTATATCAGGAAGTCCAAATAAAAATCACAAATCAACAACTTAAACGGCAGGAAGTAATGAATCCCCTAGATCTAGCTACGCGTTCCAACATTAACGAAAAATAGCAAATTATTAGGAAAGATAGGATTTTTTTAATCCATCTTCCTTGTCCAACACGATCGATCATCATCAAACCCAAGATCGCAGAACGAATGATAACCTTCCCAAATTGAAAGAAAAGATCATCAAGAACAGTTCCCACCCAAATTCATTCCAAACCCCGAATCACAACCATAGAAGGCTAAAGAATCATCAAAACCCCGAAAATATTTTGGGCCAGATAAAAGAGAGAGCAATCACAAGAAAGGGGAGGAGACCAAGAACGCAAGAAAAGAGTACCAGGCGCGATCTTGTGGAGGGAGAGGGGAGGAGGGCAGTCGCAGACGCAGGGCGCACAGGAGGAAGAAGAGTGGGCGGAAATCCCACCACCGAAGCCCTTCTTGTATCTCCAGTAGAGGGCTGGACCCGAGACGCAGAGAGCGGACGCGACGGCGAACAATACCAGGCAGCACTTCACGCACGCCCCCGACCGCCGTGACCCGCCCGACATCTCCCTCGCTCTTGCTCTGCTACACTCTCCCCTCTTCTTTGCGAGGGTCGACGGATCTGATCCTTTCAACACCGTCCGCACTGCCGTCAACGAGCCGTGTGAGGGAACGGAGAGGGGAAGTGGAGCTGGAGTAATTAATCAGAGTGATGGGAGAAGTCGGGAAACGCAATATACCGCAGTGTGTGAATTAAAGAGTCGGTGCACGAAATAAATATAGTTATCGGATGCTGATGCCCATATGATACATGGCtggatatatattatatataactaTAGTTTTTCAGAGATTACGAAGGGCAAAAGAACTGGTTAAAACCTTTTGTTGGGTATTTCTGGGTGAATTTACGTAAAGAAATTTGTGTGTTTCTTTAAGAGGTAACATTTATATTAGTAATTTTGTAGAAAAGTTTATTATCTTTTTAGAATttgtatatattaaaaaattcaaAACGATTTTGGTTCTAAATGAATgatattttcttcaatatttaatCAACATCCACTATATCTGTTTTTTTGGAATATATATTTAGAGGCAAAACTGTTCGGAACTCTAAATCTAAAATTGTGGAGGTAGGCTGATCATGGGCCGGATTTGGGCCTAAAGCATATCAAATTTTACATAGGCCCGATCCGAAAACTGATGACCAAGGAGTACAATTTAGGCCCTAGGTCCGGCCATGATCAGCACTATGGGCCGGGCCGCCCCGTGGCTGCAAATGTCGGGCTGGAAGCCTGGAGTCGGGTGTTATTTTCAAGCCTTACAAAAGCCCGCACACGATCCGACCGATGTCGTGTCAGGACTCGGGAGTCGGCTGGGGGAGATACTTCTTTGACGTTACTGATTGCTGTCCCAAGAGGACGAAAGGGAATCGGGGGAGAGGAACGTTGCCTTTCCGCCTGATCCGGTTCGCGAGAGATCTCGAAGAGGTAATCCTTTTCCTCCGTTCTTAGATTTTCAAATCCTTCTATTTGGTTCGTTGCTTCCGG
Above is a genomic segment from Elaeis guineensis isolate ETL-2024a chromosome 1, EG11, whole genome shotgun sequence containing:
- the LOC140853322 gene encoding uncharacterized protein; this translates as MSGGSRRSGACVKCCLVLFAVASALCVSGPALYWRYKKGFGGGISAHSSSSCAPCVCDCPPPLSLHKIAPGLINLSITDCGKHDPELNKEMEKQFVDLLTEELKLQEVVAEEHTHHMNATVVEAKRVASQYQKEAEKCNAATEICEAARERAEAALTKEKKITALWERRARQLGWQGA